A window from Triticum aestivum cultivar Chinese Spring chromosome 6D, IWGSC CS RefSeq v2.1, whole genome shotgun sequence encodes these proteins:
- the LOC123141703 gene encoding uncharacterized protein gives MTSSGGAPNRWRLPPPLPPPLPRGGGYRCYLCGKWWPTVPTLGGHMSSRRCANKHRRRQEDAPVGAWLLAPNRFFWEEYRHEERPPVEINFLGILESRSWRAPAPQPVMDHEDAEPHVIDLTLRL, from the exons ATGACCTCCAGCGGCGGCGCACCAAACCGATGGCGGCTGCCTCCTCCTCTACCGCCGCcgctcccaaggggggggggctacCGGTGCTATTTGTGCGGTAAGTGGTGGCCAACAGTCCCGACCCTCGGAGGTCACATGTCATCTCGCCGCTGCGCCAACAAGCACCGCCGCCGCCAAGAGGACGCGCCG GTGGGGGCATGGCTATTGGCTCCGAACCGCTTCTTCTGGGAGGAGTACCGCCATGAAGAGCGCCCTCCGGTGGAGATAAACTTCCTTGGGATTTTGGAGAGCCGGTCATGGAGGGCGCCAGCGCCACAGCCGGTCATGGACCATGAGGATGCAGAGCCGCATGTTATCGACCTGACCTTGAGGCTCTGA